Proteins from a genomic interval of Streptomyces sp. NBC_01445:
- a CDS encoding glycoside hydrolase family 31 protein — protein sequence MIGTAALLGATLLGAPAQQAKAATPGSGVLDDAHKSVTWQSPVYAAGTVGDPGKCPAAADDPDNKVCDRFDLKVSVPDGYWDDNPEGGVPVSIEWAKQPTDDFDMYVFDDAGKQVAASAGTADPEATVIPKADGTYHVVVVPYDVHDNSFVGKAYLPETTDAGDLTSFTGKDGSYSIGAGALKARADFLAGGQLRLQADPSGAFSDPAGSQIVRKQPTLDKHTSSFDAGAYYGIRSAGAVLRVYKQPLRFGLYKADNRTRIWQEDKPLRWSTGGMRQSLERGKDEQFFGGGEQNGSFSHRDRTVYVANNTNWNEGGYNNSQPFYLSSAGYGVYRNTFAPGVYDFGPSVHTGQQERRLDAYYFLGDAKKVIGGYTSLVGKPFMPPVYGLEPGDADCYLHNANQGERHTLDSLKVADGYVDHQMPLGWMLVNDGYGCGYENLAETAKGLQERGAEMGLWTQDGIDKLADQVKAGQRVAKLDVAWIGNGYGMSLDACDKAKAGIEDNSDARGFVWMPVSWAGAQRCGVLWSGDQKLSWDFVRWQIPTYAGATMSGIAYNSGDVGSIYSHDAKMYARDLQAKTFLPAIMTMDGWATDMTTGKKINQQPWVDGEPYTSINRKYLQLRERLLPYLYTLSAEAAKTGVGGVRPLYLEYPDDPATLGANAKYEYLAGDDFLVAPVYKDSDTRDGIYLPKGTWTDYWTGKTYKGPTTIDGYHAPVDTLPLFVKSGAVVPMWPKGTTSYKSRDVHELDWDVYPQGRSSYTLYEDDGVTRDFAKGASATQRVTVDQGKHSTEVNVGASKGSYQNKPDARAHRFTVHGESAPRRVSAEGHALPRVGSADALAAAGSGWYYDADTGVTTVKTARQSLDRGFTVTLRR from the coding sequence TCGGCACGGCCGCACTCCTCGGCGCGACCCTCCTCGGGGCCCCCGCCCAGCAGGCGAAGGCGGCGACTCCGGGCAGCGGGGTGCTCGACGACGCCCACAAGAGCGTGACGTGGCAGAGCCCGGTGTACGCCGCGGGGACCGTGGGCGATCCCGGCAAGTGCCCGGCGGCCGCTGACGACCCCGACAACAAGGTGTGCGACCGCTTCGACCTCAAGGTGTCGGTCCCTGACGGCTACTGGGACGACAACCCCGAGGGCGGTGTCCCCGTCTCGATCGAGTGGGCGAAGCAGCCCACCGACGACTTCGACATGTACGTCTTCGACGACGCGGGCAAGCAGGTCGCCGCCAGCGCGGGCACGGCCGACCCCGAGGCCACGGTGATCCCGAAGGCCGACGGCACGTACCACGTCGTGGTCGTCCCCTACGACGTGCACGACAACTCCTTCGTCGGCAAGGCGTATCTGCCCGAGACGACCGACGCGGGCGACCTGACCTCCTTCACGGGCAAGGACGGCAGCTACAGCATCGGCGCCGGCGCCCTGAAGGCGAGGGCCGACTTCCTGGCAGGCGGTCAACTGCGGCTCCAGGCCGACCCGTCCGGCGCGTTCAGCGACCCGGCCGGTTCGCAGATCGTGCGCAAGCAGCCCACCCTCGACAAGCACACGTCGTCCTTCGACGCGGGCGCGTACTACGGCATCCGATCCGCCGGCGCCGTCCTGCGCGTCTACAAGCAGCCCCTGCGCTTCGGCCTCTACAAGGCCGACAACAGGACGCGGATCTGGCAGGAGGACAAGCCCTTGCGCTGGTCCACCGGCGGCATGCGGCAGAGCCTGGAGCGCGGCAAGGACGAGCAGTTCTTCGGCGGCGGCGAGCAGAACGGCTCGTTCTCGCACCGCGACAGGACGGTCTACGTCGCGAACAACACCAACTGGAACGAGGGTGGTTACAACAACTCGCAGCCGTTCTACCTCTCTTCGGCGGGTTACGGCGTCTACCGCAACACCTTCGCCCCCGGCGTCTACGACTTCGGCCCCTCGGTCCACACGGGCCAGCAGGAGCGCCGCCTCGACGCCTACTACTTCCTCGGTGACGCGAAGAAGGTGATCGGCGGCTACACCTCGCTGGTGGGCAAGCCGTTCATGCCGCCGGTGTACGGCCTCGAACCCGGCGACGCCGACTGCTATCTCCACAACGCCAACCAGGGCGAGCGCCACACCCTCGACTCCCTCAAGGTCGCCGACGGGTACGTCGACCACCAGATGCCGCTCGGCTGGATGCTGGTCAACGACGGCTACGGCTGCGGCTACGAGAACCTCGCCGAGACCGCGAAGGGCCTCCAGGAGCGGGGCGCCGAGATGGGGCTGTGGACCCAGGACGGCATCGACAAGCTCGCCGACCAGGTGAAGGCCGGGCAGCGTGTAGCGAAGCTCGACGTCGCCTGGATCGGCAACGGCTACGGCATGTCGCTGGACGCCTGCGACAAGGCGAAGGCCGGCATCGAGGACAACAGCGACGCGCGCGGCTTCGTCTGGATGCCCGTCTCGTGGGCGGGCGCGCAGCGCTGCGGCGTGCTCTGGAGCGGCGACCAGAAGCTGTCGTGGGACTTCGTGCGCTGGCAGATCCCGACGTACGCGGGCGCCACGATGTCGGGCATCGCGTACAACTCCGGCGACGTGGGCAGCATTTACAGCCACGACGCCAAGATGTACGCGCGTGACCTCCAGGCCAAGACGTTCCTGCCGGCCATCATGACGATGGACGGCTGGGCCACGGACATGACCACCGGCAAGAAGATCAACCAGCAGCCGTGGGTGGACGGCGAGCCCTACACGTCCATCAACCGCAAGTACCTTCAGCTGCGCGAGCGCCTGCTGCCGTACCTGTACACGCTGTCCGCCGAGGCGGCGAAGACCGGCGTCGGCGGGGTGCGCCCGCTCTACCTGGAGTACCCGGACGACCCCGCGACGCTCGGCGCGAACGCCAAGTACGAGTACCTGGCGGGCGACGACTTCCTGGTCGCCCCGGTCTACAAGGACTCGGACACCCGCGACGGCATATACCTGCCCAAGGGCACGTGGACGGACTACTGGACGGGCAAGACCTACAAGGGTCCGACCACGATCGACGGCTACCACGCACCCGTCGACACGCTCCCCCTCTTCGTCAAGTCCGGTGCGGTCGTGCCGATGTGGCCGAAGGGGACGACGTCGTACAAGTCCCGTGACGTCCATGAGCTGGACTGGGACGTGTATCCGCAGGGCCGGTCCTCCTACACGCTGTACGAGGACGACGGCGTAACGCGCGACTTCGCCAAGGGCGCGTCGGCGACGCAGCGCGTCACGGTCGACCAGGGCAAGCACTCGACCGAGGTCAACGTCGGTGCGAGCAAGGGCAGTTACCAGAACAAGCCCGACGCCCGCGCGCACCGGTTCACCGTCCACGGCGAGAGCGCGCCGCGCCGGGTGTCGGCGGAGGGGCACGCGCTGCCCCGCGTCGGCTCGGCGGACGCGCTCGCGGCGGCCGGGTCGGGCTGGTACTACGACGCGGACACGGGGGTGACGACGGTGAAGACCGCGCGCCAGTCCCTGGACCGCGGCTTCACGGTGACGCTGCGGCGCTGA
- a CDS encoding AMP-dependent synthetase/ligase: MQEFTVPRLVEPLRSGGLADSVFVTAEREPRRVQFSRPGDSHGGGAWIPVTAAAFCDDVLAVARGLLANGVRLGDRVALMSRTRYEWTLLAYALWTVGAEVVPVYPTSSVEQVRWILQDTGATGIVVENENHAMTVAAAYGSQNALTRIWQLDSGCVAALADDGVGVADEDVHRQRAAVAPENPAAICYTSGTTGRPKGCVITHANLASECDNLLAGWSSLLESPGDEPPSLLAFLPLSHCYGLMVVVGSVRGGVHVAHQPDLSPESLLPALASFRPTFMFGVPYIFETVRARSRAAAQHAGHGTLFRRAAQVAVRYAEAAERQSLGRGQGPGPRLRLRHAVYERLVYAKLRAVLGGRVRHAVSGGSPLSRETGLFFAGAGITVHDGYGLTETTAAVTAQPVGAVRFGTVGRPLPGCSVHIAGDGEIWVRGDVVFPGYLNDPKATRTALHDGWFATGDLGHLDDGYLVITGRKKDVIITSGGKSMSPLVLEEELRSHPLISQCVVVGDNRPYVAALITLDPQALHHWQRLKGRAPADPGTLTEDEELRAQIQRAVSRANTRVSRAESIREFRILPGEFTPDTGLLTPSLKLRRSAVLAAYAQDVERLYTPRAAASFAREPFGRR, translated from the coding sequence ATGCAGGAGTTCACCGTCCCGCGCCTCGTCGAGCCACTGCGTTCGGGCGGGCTCGCCGACTCCGTGTTCGTGACAGCCGAACGCGAGCCGAGACGCGTCCAGTTCTCGCGCCCGGGCGACAGCCATGGCGGGGGCGCGTGGATTCCCGTCACCGCCGCCGCGTTCTGCGACGACGTGCTCGCCGTCGCCCGCGGCCTCCTCGCGAACGGGGTCCGTCTCGGTGACCGCGTGGCCCTCATGTCCCGTACCCGCTACGAGTGGACGCTCCTCGCGTACGCGCTGTGGACCGTCGGCGCCGAGGTCGTCCCCGTGTACCCGACGTCGTCCGTGGAGCAGGTCCGGTGGATCCTCCAGGACACGGGCGCGACCGGCATCGTCGTGGAGAACGAGAACCACGCGATGACCGTGGCCGCCGCGTACGGCTCGCAGAATGCGCTCACGCGGATCTGGCAGCTCGACAGCGGCTGCGTGGCGGCGCTCGCCGACGACGGCGTGGGCGTGGCCGACGAGGACGTGCACCGGCAGCGCGCGGCCGTCGCCCCGGAGAACCCGGCGGCGATCTGCTACACCTCCGGCACCACGGGCCGCCCCAAGGGCTGTGTCATCACGCACGCGAACCTGGCGTCCGAGTGCGACAACCTGCTGGCCGGCTGGAGCAGTCTCCTCGAATCTCCCGGCGACGAACCCCCGTCGCTGCTCGCGTTCCTGCCGCTGTCGCACTGCTACGGCCTGATGGTCGTCGTCGGTTCGGTGCGCGGCGGTGTGCATGTGGCGCACCAGCCCGATCTCTCCCCCGAGAGCCTCCTGCCGGCGCTCGCGTCGTTCCGGCCCACGTTCATGTTCGGGGTCCCGTACATCTTCGAGACGGTCCGCGCCAGGTCCCGTGCCGCCGCGCAGCACGCGGGTCACGGCACGCTGTTCCGCAGGGCGGCGCAGGTCGCGGTGCGGTACGCGGAGGCGGCGGAGCGGCAGTCGCTCGGGCGCGGTCAGGGGCCGGGGCCGCGGCTCAGGCTGCGGCACGCGGTGTACGAGCGGCTGGTGTACGCGAAGCTGCGCGCGGTCCTCGGCGGGCGGGTGCGGCACGCGGTGTCGGGCGGTTCGCCGCTGTCCCGCGAGACGGGTCTGTTCTTCGCGGGCGCCGGCATCACGGTCCACGACGGTTACGGCCTCACCGAGACGACGGCGGCGGTGACGGCGCAGCCGGTCGGCGCGGTCCGCTTCGGCACGGTGGGCCGGCCGCTTCCCGGGTGTTCCGTGCACATCGCGGGTGACGGCGAGATCTGGGTCCGCGGCGACGTCGTGTTCCCGGGTTATCTCAACGACCCGAAGGCGACGCGAACGGCGCTGCACGACGGCTGGTTCGCGACCGGGGACCTCGGACATCTCGACGACGGCTATCTCGTCATCACCGGCCGCAAGAAGGACGTCATCATCACGAGCGGCGGCAAGAGCATGTCGCCGCTCGTCCTGGAGGAGGAGCTGCGGAGCCACCCGCTGATCTCGCAGTGCGTCGTCGTCGGCGACAACAGGCCGTACGTGGCAGCGCTCATCACCCTCGACCCGCAGGCCCTGCACCACTGGCAGCGCCTCAAGGGCCGCGCCCCGGCCGATCCGGGCACGCTGACCGAGGACGAGGAGCTGCGCGCCCAGATCCAGCGTGCGGTCTCCCGGGCGAACACGCGGGTCTCGCGGGCGGAGTCGATCCGTGAATTCCGCATCCTGCCGGGCGAGTTCACACCGGACACGGGCCTGCTCACACCGTCGCTGAAGCTGCGCAGGAGCGCGGTCCTCGCCGCGTACGCCCAGGACGTGGAGCGGCTGTACACGCCCCGCGCGGCGGCGTCGTTCGCACGGGAGCCGTTCGGCCGGCGCTGA
- a CDS encoding effector-associated domain 2-containing protein: MAHTGVSGVPQGAADTWRVRIRGAGGTPVGAGVLISGGRVLTCAHVARTALGLTDDESPAGAELALDFAGSATREPVAASVAAQGWAPPVDGRGDVAVLALHGSAPDDCAPASLHACGPAGDRIVRVFGQPQAAGPGRWVRVQLVGSGGLSPDWVQFEGVTQLGDRVQQGFSGAGAVDAAGDVLGIVVAEDLRAAQRTGWLIPVEAAARYCPLISDAVTSLEHTPSWPPHAERVLTTALVRIPSMYDPQRRERILRDTGDDVVLLAARSPVLLEDVRAVVAVCLQYADGIDRLAAALRWYEHGSLPIREFERVLARLRGGGVPQEPAS; encoded by the coding sequence GTGGCGCACACGGGGGTTTCGGGGGTGCCGCAGGGGGCGGCGGACACCTGGCGGGTACGGATACGCGGCGCCGGAGGCACGCCCGTCGGCGCGGGCGTCCTGATATCCGGCGGACGCGTTCTGACCTGTGCCCATGTCGCACGGACCGCGCTCGGACTCACCGACGACGAGAGCCCCGCCGGCGCTGAACTCGCCCTGGATTTCGCCGGGTCCGCGACGCGGGAGCCGGTCGCGGCGTCGGTCGCCGCGCAGGGCTGGGCCCCGCCTGTCGACGGGCGCGGCGACGTGGCCGTACTGGCGCTGCACGGCTCGGCCCCCGACGACTGCGCGCCGGCTTCCCTGCACGCCTGCGGCCCGGCCGGGGACCGGATCGTGCGGGTCTTCGGGCAGCCGCAGGCCGCGGGGCCCGGACGGTGGGTACGGGTCCAGCTCGTCGGCTCGGGCGGACTGAGCCCCGACTGGGTGCAGTTCGAGGGCGTGACCCAGCTCGGCGACCGCGTGCAGCAGGGCTTCAGCGGGGCGGGCGCCGTCGACGCGGCCGGGGACGTGCTCGGCATCGTCGTCGCCGAGGACCTGCGGGCGGCGCAGCGCACGGGGTGGCTGATCCCCGTCGAGGCGGCGGCACGCTACTGTCCGCTGATCTCCGATGCCGTGACCTCCCTTGAACACACGCCGAGTTGGCCACCGCACGCAGAGCGGGTGCTCACTACAGCCCTGGTCCGCATCCCCAGCATGTACGACCCGCAGCGCCGCGAGCGGATCCTGCGCGACACCGGCGACGACGTGGTGCTGCTCGCCGCCCGCTCGCCGGTACTCCTGGAGGACGTACGCGCCGTGGTCGCCGTCTGCCTCCAGTACGCGGACGGCATCGACCGGCTCGCCGCGGCCCTGCGCTGGTACGAGCACGGCTCCCTGCCCATACGGGAGTTCGAGCGCGTACTGGCACGGCTGCGGGGCGGCGGCGTGCCGCAGGAACCGGCGTCATGA
- a CDS encoding VMAP-C domain-containing protein, translating into MTAATPSRADLYWELARRLTKVHGVSDAAPRARALRAVEERFGPVEAARSNMLIEDLAEVLRACDQRLGGLRAYLEEIGRDRTNTVAWGAVEEVYRRLHPVRLLAPADYDTLAGLLKQCATVEGLRALALRFLPFVPDPDTYGDARADPVDALLTAFEDAAHMEDEPHPLLAFVEAVAVREEGAAAQQLTVWNRRVARRLGCTDGQLQRVRAAEAAYAGRPFEPSRLLMEIVSHPAAPDEFHIRGWLLAPGEGPRALLGDRKVTSLRRLEEMVAALHQLTLDELGELSAGLRVEFMLPRPLLWLAVDQIMVRPSGSVARPLGADHTVLVRSRDRIRNRHWWPALRRRLNWLELHPEGRFDDAAVQYVPHGGELSPAALVAQLRHAETPVCFVLFEPPQYTGDMADDPVTALLEAGIPAIVAVRGNGDHENARLELWKVLDGRLDALPERVRVLRGGVGPAGGALSTLDLHRHVTLVWDSRDGLEGAEAVLGHPRTGGGIP; encoded by the coding sequence ATGACGGCGGCGACACCGTCCCGCGCGGATCTCTACTGGGAACTGGCCCGCCGGCTCACCAAGGTCCACGGCGTCAGCGACGCGGCGCCCCGGGCCCGCGCCCTGCGCGCGGTCGAGGAGCGCTTCGGGCCGGTCGAGGCGGCCAGGTCGAACATGCTGATCGAGGACCTCGCCGAAGTGCTGCGGGCGTGCGACCAGCGCCTGGGCGGGCTGCGCGCCTACCTGGAGGAGATCGGCCGCGACCGCACCAACACCGTGGCGTGGGGCGCCGTCGAGGAGGTCTACCGGCGGCTGCACCCGGTCCGGCTCCTCGCACCGGCCGACTACGACACACTGGCCGGCCTGCTCAAACAGTGCGCGACAGTCGAGGGCTTGCGGGCGCTCGCGCTGCGGTTCCTGCCGTTCGTCCCCGACCCGGACACGTACGGGGACGCCCGTGCCGACCCCGTCGACGCCCTGCTCACCGCCTTCGAGGACGCGGCGCACATGGAGGACGAGCCGCATCCCCTGCTCGCCTTCGTCGAGGCGGTCGCGGTGCGCGAAGAGGGTGCCGCGGCACAGCAGTTGACAGTCTGGAACCGTCGCGTGGCGCGCCGGCTCGGCTGCACGGACGGCCAGCTGCAGAGGGTCCGTGCCGCCGAAGCGGCGTACGCGGGGCGGCCGTTCGAGCCGAGCCGGCTGCTCATGGAGATCGTGTCGCACCCCGCGGCCCCCGACGAGTTCCACATACGCGGCTGGCTCCTCGCGCCCGGCGAGGGGCCGCGCGCCCTGCTCGGGGACCGCAAGGTCACCTCACTGCGGCGTCTGGAAGAGATGGTTGCCGCGCTGCACCAGCTCACTCTGGACGAGCTCGGCGAGCTGAGCGCCGGACTACGGGTCGAGTTCATGCTCCCGCGCCCGCTGCTGTGGCTCGCGGTCGACCAGATCATGGTGCGCCCGTCGGGGTCCGTGGCCCGCCCCCTCGGCGCCGACCACACCGTCCTGGTCCGCAGCCGCGACCGGATCCGCAACCGACACTGGTGGCCCGCCCTCCGTCGCCGCCTGAACTGGCTGGAGTTGCACCCCGAGGGACGTTTCGACGACGCGGCCGTCCAGTACGTGCCGCACGGCGGGGAACTGTCCCCCGCGGCGCTCGTCGCCCAACTCCGCCACGCCGAGACGCCGGTGTGCTTCGTCCTGTTCGAACCCCCGCAGTACACGGGCGACATGGCCGATGATCCGGTGACCGCGCTCCTGGAGGCGGGCATCCCGGCGATCGTCGCGGTCCGGGGCAACGGGGACCACGAGAACGCGCGTCTCGAACTGTGGAAAGTTCTCGACGGGAGGCTGGACGCGCTCCCGGAGCGGGTACGTGTCCTGAGGGGCGGCGTCGGCCCGGCGGGCGGCGCGTTGTCAACCCTGGACCTGCATCGCCACGTCACCCTAGTGTGGGACAGCCGTGACGGACTGGAGGGGGCGGAGGCCGTACTGGGGCATCCGCGGACCGGGGGTGGCATTCCATGA